In Bradyrhizobium guangxiense, the genomic window GCGCTCGGCCCCAGAAGGTGCGCAACGCAAGTTGGGTAATATTGGGTAAAACGACGCTGAATGCGTCTGCCAGTGCAGGCGTTTCGCCGATCTGTCCTGCCTCGCCGGCTTGTCTTTGAGCCCTTAGGTCTTTTTGACGGGCTGGTAAGGCGACAAGTGAACCGGTCTCGTCACCTTAGAGTTGAAATATGGCACGGATCTGACAATGCAGCGGATTACATCAGAGGCCTAAGCATTTCAAAGTAACAACCAGCCAATTTCGGCGATCACGCGCTTCCCCTAACTGGCGCGAACTGCCGCGCGCCAAGCTCACGATCGTACGCGCATTCGCCACCACCTTAATCCACCTAAAGGGGGGTGGTAGATGAATGATGGTGTAAAATCTTCCAGGAGGCATCATGACGGCGCAGCACAAACGTAAATCGGGCGGGTGTCGCCACTTGCAGATCATGCCGCGTTTCAGAAAAGACATAATTTCCGACGGCCATAACAATGTCAGCCGCCAAGCTGACGCAATGACATACGTCAAATTTTACCCTTGCGGTGCCATGGAAGTAGGTGCGTATTTCTGCGACACCGATGTAGAGCGTGGAACTAGACGTACCGTGAAGCAAGGCATCATCTGCGTATAACGCAACAAGATACTCCGGCTTGCCAGAGTTGAACGCTCGCGCCCAAGCTTCCAAGAAGGCACGCACATCCAGCACAACTTTGTCGTTGTTCACGATGAACGCCTCTTCAGCGGAGAAATGGCGACCGGAAGCGATAAGAGTGGGTTGGCCTTACCATCTGATATAAGGAAACCTCTTGCATATGCACTGCATTTTTGATCCGTTCGTTCATGCTTCCGACTGCGCGCTCATCCACGATCTTGTTGAGGTCGCTGCTTGTCAGCGGAGCGCAACGTTTTTTGCAAGCTCGCCTCCTCTATGCAGCTTGTCGGTCATTATGTTCTCATTGCGAGCCAGCAGTACCTTCGCCACCCCGTCCGGGTCCACACCAAATTGGTGATGGGGCCGCAAAAGAATTGGCGCGAACTCAACAAGTACGGACCGAGTTCAGAAGTGTTCGCAGAGGATCAGGGGCAGCGACGTGAAGTCGCTGCTTCGAGCCCTTGATCGCCGCGTATACGACGCAGCCCTGATACACCGGCTTATCTTCCCTCAGCTCGCCGCCAGGTGCTGGGACTGGTGCCAGTGCTGCGCTTAAATTCACGGCTGAAGTGATAGACGTCACAAAAACCGCAGCGTTCGGCGATTGCGCCGAGCCCAGCGTCACTTTCCAAGAGCAGCTTTTGCGCCATCATGATCCGCTCTCGAATCAACAAGCGCCTTGGGCTGATCTGCAGATGCCCTTGAAATAGCCGCCGCGTCTGTGCGGCGCTGAGGCCAGTGACCGAGGCGAGTTCATCGGCGTGCCAGGATCGCTCCGGGGACTGCCGCATCTTTAAAATGATGGCTCGCAATGGGGCCGGGAGACGGGATTCACCGTGCTTCGAGGAAGGTGCTGCGATGAGGTGAAGCAGTTCCGCCACGAGGCAGTTAAGTGCCAAATCGACGTTATCATCCCTGGCGCGCAAGACATCAAATAGTCTTGCGAACCACCGTTCGATCTCGTTCGGCACTGATATCGTTGCTAGCGTTGCTCCGGTGCCGAACACCTTTCGCCGAATGGCCGCACAGTCGGGCCCGTCGATCCGCACCCACAGAACAGTCCAGGGATCATTTTCATCCGGCCAGTGCGCATGCGACGTTTCGTTGGCAATCCAGATCAACTGACCGCGCTCAACAGTCGATGTCCTGCCTTCGCTGACTACAAAGCCGCGCCCAGCGGAGCAGTATAGAATGTCCTGGCCCGGATAATTGTCTCGAGCGATGTGATGATCACGTGCGGTGATGGCCTTGCCCGCCCTAAGTACCGTAAAGGCGCATCGGGTCCAGGCAGCATCAGGGAGGACGTACTGATGGCTCTCAGGAAAAAGTGTGCGCTGCGGCAAGCCGGCCATGCGCGTTTTATATAAATTGAAGCGTGCTTTGTCCATTCCCGCTGGGGCTTTCTGCATCTAGGCTCGATGTCAATGACTAACAAATGAGCTCGTGATCAGGCTCCCGGATGCACGTTTTGTATCCATAGAGATCGCTGAGGGAGCTCAGGGAGGACCGGTGCCGATGCTCACGGCCCACGAAACTGCGCCACCGCGCGCAGGGCCCTTGTGGCGACGTGGTGGAGGCATTCCACGCCACGCCTTGATCTCAGGCACTTTCAGGGGAGGAATTGATGAGTAAACCGAGAATTACCGTCGTCGGCAGCTTCGCCGTAGGACTGACCATTCGCGCTCCGAACATCCCGGTCTTCGGGGTCACGATGTTAGGCAGCAGTTTCGATATGGGCCCGGGCGGAAAAGGTTCGAATCAGGCTGTTGCCACTGCGCGGCTCGGGGCGGACTCGTCGCTGGTTGCGATCATCGGCAAAGACCAATTCGCAGATATTGGCATTGATCTGTACAAGGCCGAGGGCGTCGATACGGCGCATGTCAAGCAGATCACCGAGAAGCCGACGGCGGTTGGCTTCATCATCCTCAATGAGCGAGGCGAGAACTTCATTATCATGGATTATGGCGCCACAAACGCCATGGATCCGGCTTTTGTCGATCGCGCCGAGAGCCGCATTCGCGAGAGCGACCTCGTCATGGCGGTCCTGGAGCCGCCGGTCGAGGTGGCTATGCGGGCGATGGAGCTCGGTCGCAAATACGGTAAGAAAACCATTCTCAATCCGGCGCCGGCCGCACCGCTGCCGGATGAAATCTTCCCGTTGGTCGATTTCCTGACGCCGAATGAAAGCGAACTTCGCATCCTGCTCGGTCTGCGCCCGGATGATCCGCGGCCCTCGCGCGAGCTGGTCGATCTGTTGCGCAAGCGCGGGGCCGCCAACGTGATCGTGACGCTTGGCGACCGTGGTGTACTGATCGTCACCGACAAGGTCGATACCACCATTCCGGCTGCAGTGGTCGACGTAGTGGACACGACGGGTGCTGGCGACGCGTTCAATTCCGGCTTCGCCGTGGCTCTGGCGGAAGGGCGGGATGTGATCGAGGCCGCGCGCTTCGGGGTGTGCTGCGGTGCCCTGGTCTGCACAAAGCTAGGGGTCATTCCCGGCATGGCGAGGCGCGCCGCAGCAGACGAGATGTATCGCACAATGCGCGCCTCGGCTGCAGAATGAGAGAGCAACAAGAAATCAATGCGCCTTGGGCGCGAACAGTGAGAACTGGAACGATATGCCGCGGATTTACGATTGGGCGGCGCGCGAGGCCGAGCGCACGGTGACGGTGGCCGACCTGCGCGCTTCCCGAAAGTCGGGCAAGCGCTACACTCAGGTCACTGCCGAGACCGCCGAGGAGGCAGCGGCCGCGGAGCAGGCCGGCATTGAAATGCTGGTGACCCGCGCCCGCAACGTGGAAGCCGTACGGAGGGGCTCAAAGCACCTCTTCGTCACCGCCGCGTTGGGCTTTGCCGATGCTGTAACACAGGACGACATCCTTCGTACCGCCTTGAAGGCGCTAAGCGACGGGGCCGATGCGGTGATCACCGCACGCGGCATGGCGACCGTCTCAATGCTCGCGGCCGAGGATATTCCGGTTGTCGGTCACTTGGGCCTCGTTCCCAGAAAATCGACCTGGCTCGGAAGGCTTCGCGCCTTCGGCAAATATGCGGAGGAAGCCTTGGCACTCTTCCAGCGCTTCCGACGTCTAGAAGAAGCCGGCGCTTTTGCGGTGGAATGCGAGGTCATCCCAGCCCGGGTCATGTCGGAAATTCGCCGGCGGATCGGACTGGTGACCGTCTCGCTCGGCTCCGGACCGGATGCTGACGTGATCTTTCTATTCACCGAGGACATATGCGGTGGCGAAGGCCGGCGGCCCCGGCACGCTCGGGTCTATGGAGATCTTCAGGCCCTGCAGGAGCGCATCAAACAGGAGCGCGTGAAAGCTCTCAGCGCATTCCGTGCTGACGTCACCGCAAATGGCTTTCCAGGCCCGCAGGAAATATCGGACATCGCCGACGATGAATATGCGGCCTTCGTGTCGAGACTAAAAGACTCGGGCTTTGGCGATTGATCTAAAGCTCTTGCGACGGCGACGAGAGCTGATCTCAATCAGCCGGCGAAGGATCTAACACACGAGCTGTCTGCCTTGAAGCGGCAATGGAGTGCAATATGGACGAAGCATTGTACGGCACGCGCGATAAGCGGGGCAATTGGGTACCAAAGAAGAAGCCCGAACGTGCGCCGATTTTTGTCTGGCCGGTGCAACCGCTGAAAATACTGCGCTGGTTACCGGGCTATCTCCTGCCCTGGAATACGGTCTATTTCCTGATCTCTCTTGTATCGTGGACTTATCTCACTCCATCGCTCGATACGATGCGAGAACTCCACGCCGACTGGATACTGCTCATTCTGCTTCGTAACACCGCTTTGACTCTCCTCCTCTACGGCACCTTCCATTTCATTCTTTATATCGAGCGGCGTCAGCAGACGGCGTTTAAATACAATGCAAAGTGGCCGGATGCGCACAACCCGACCTTCATGTTCGGAAGTCAGACGGCCGAGAACATATTCTGGACCATGTGCAGCGCCGTGCCTGTATGGAGTGCATATGAGGCGCTCACCTGGTGGATGTACGCGAACGACCGCTTGCCTTACGTCGATTTCGCAGCGCATCCGCTATATTGTGCTGCACTCGTGCTGGTGATGCCGGCGTGGCGCGAACTGCACTTTTACCTCATTCACCGCCTCATCCATATTGGGCCGCTGTACCATCTCATCCACAAGGTCCACCACAAGAACGTCAATCCGGGGCCGTGGTCCGGCCTCTCGGCGTCGACACTGGAACACATCGCTTACTTCTCAGGGGTATTGATTCATTTCGTTCTTCCGTCCCATCCGCTGCACGCAATGTTTCAGCTGATGCACGCGGGACTGTCCCCCGCAAAGTCACATACCGGTTTCGACCGCGTGGTCGTGGATGATGCGAAGGCGATCAGCACCGACAACTTCTACCATTACCTGCACCACAAGTATTTCGAGGTGAACTACGGTGAACGCCGCATCCCGCTCGACGAGTGGTTCGGCACGGCTCACGACGGCTCTCCAGAGGCCGACGAGAGAATGTATAAGCGCATAAAGGCCAAGAAGTGGGTGCGCGGCGGTTAGCGCCGAAGCGGGGAGGCTCCGAAGGCCTGTCACGTTGAGGCAGCCCTTGCGCCGCAACGGTACTGGCGCACGCTGCGCGACTGAGCCACAGCCGATTGATCGCCGCCAGTTGAAGATTGAGGACTAGATATGACTAAACAAGCTGAATGGGTGGCGGCCTGCGCTGCGGACGCTTTGAGGCCTGAAGAGGTTCGCCGCCTCGATCACGGCGGCCGCACGTTTGTGATTGTTCGCTCGCCCGAGGGCGATTACTTCGCGATGGACGGCCACTGCTCACACGAGAAGGTCCATCTTGCGGATGGCATTGTCGATGGCGGAATTATCGAATGCCCGAAACACTTCGGCACCTTCGACTATCGAACGGGCGAGTCGCGTGCGCTGCCCGCATGCGTCGACTTGCAGAGTTACGAGGTAAAAATCGAGAATGGCATTGTTATGGTCAAGGTCTGAGCGGGTGAGAGCTGCGGATGACCTCACAGCGTTTACTTGTCTTGCAGTCCCTCTGGGCCATGGAGCGGCGGCAGCCTGACGGTTTCGAACGTTCTCTCGATGAAAACCTGGCGATGATACAGCAAGCGGGGTTCGACGGGATCTCTACGTCCTGCAATGATCCAGGACGCGTCAACCTGATCGCACGCGCTTTGAACGGTTCCGGGCTTGCAGTCGAGGGCATGTGCTTCCCGCAGACGATCGATCACTTGAAGTCTGCCATCGACCTCGCCAAGCAGATCAACGTTCTGCATCTCAACGTCCAGCCAGACATCCGTCCGCGCAGGGTCAGCGATTGTATCCCGCTGCTGGATGGCTGGATCAGGGTGGCGGAAGAGGCAGGCATGCCGATCTACTTCGAAACGCATCGCAACAGGATGACCACGGATCTCCTCTTTACTCTCGATCTGATGGACGAGGTGCCCGGGATGCGGATCCTTGCCGATTTGTCGCACATCCTGCTGGGTCGGGAGTTCTGGTATCCCATCTCGGACGAGGATGAAGCGCTGGTGCGGCAGGGGCTCGATCGCGCTTGGGCGTTTCATGGACGGGT contains:
- a CDS encoding nuclear transport factor 2 family protein, which gives rise to MNNDKVVLDVRAFLEAWARAFNSGKPEYLVALYADDALLHGTSSSTLYIGVAEIRTYFHGTARVKFDVCHCVSLAADIVMAVGNYVFSETRHDLQVATPARFTFVLRRHDASWKILHHHSSTTPL
- a CDS encoding sterol desaturase family protein: MDEALYGTRDKRGNWVPKKKPERAPIFVWPVQPLKILRWLPGYLLPWNTVYFLISLVSWTYLTPSLDTMRELHADWILLILLRNTALTLLLYGTFHFILYIERRQQTAFKYNAKWPDAHNPTFMFGSQTAENIFWTMCSAVPVWSAYEALTWWMYANDRLPYVDFAAHPLYCAALVLVMPAWRELHFYLIHRLIHIGPLYHLIHKVHHKNVNPGPWSGLSASTLEHIAYFSGVLIHFVLPSHPLHAMFQLMHAGLSPAKSHTGFDRVVVDDAKAISTDNFYHYLHHKYFEVNYGERRIPLDEWFGTAHDGSPEADERMYKRIKAKKWVRGG
- a CDS encoding ribokinase, translated to MSKPRITVVGSFAVGLTIRAPNIPVFGVTMLGSSFDMGPGGKGSNQAVATARLGADSSLVAIIGKDQFADIGIDLYKAEGVDTAHVKQITEKPTAVGFIILNERGENFIIMDYGATNAMDPAFVDRAESRIRESDLVMAVLEPPVEVAMRAMELGRKYGKKTILNPAPAAPLPDEIFPLVDFLTPNESELRILLGLRPDDPRPSRELVDLLRKRGAANVIVTLGDRGVLIVTDKVDTTIPAAVVDVVDTTGAGDAFNSGFAVALAEGRDVIEAARFGVCCGALVCTKLGVIPGMARRAAADEMYRTMRASAAE
- a CDS encoding AraC family transcriptional regulator, whose amino-acid sequence is MDKARFNLYKTRMAGLPQRTLFPESHQYVLPDAAWTRCAFTVLRAGKAITARDHHIARDNYPGQDILYCSAGRGFVVSEGRTSTVERGQLIWIANETSHAHWPDENDPWTVLWVRIDGPDCAAIRRKVFGTGATLATISVPNEIERWFARLFDVLRARDDNVDLALNCLVAELLHLIAAPSSKHGESRLPAPLRAIILKMRQSPERSWHADELASVTGLSAAQTRRLFQGHLQISPRRLLIRERIMMAQKLLLESDAGLGAIAERCGFCDVYHFSREFKRSTGTSPSTWRRAEGR
- a CDS encoding sugar phosphate isomerase/epimerase family protein is translated as MTSQRLLVLQSLWAMERRQPDGFERSLDENLAMIQQAGFDGISTSCNDPGRVNLIARALNGSGLAVEGMCFPQTIDHLKSAIDLAKQINVLHLNVQPDIRPRRVSDCIPLLDGWIRVAEEAGMPIYFETHRNRMTTDLLFTLDLMDEVPGMRILADLSHILLGREFWYPISDEDEALVRQGLDRAWAFHGRVASREQIQVEITFPQHRIWLDLFLGGWKYGFRSWRKRAGTGACLSFTCELGPQPYAITDRQGKDTTDRWEEALLLRSLVRDLFDSVASEEQALPARGVAI
- a CDS encoding 3-methyl-2-oxobutanoate hydroxymethyltransferase, whose amino-acid sequence is MGANSENWNDMPRIYDWAAREAERTVTVADLRASRKSGKRYTQVTAETAEEAAAAEQAGIEMLVTRARNVEAVRRGSKHLFVTAALGFADAVTQDDILRTALKALSDGADAVITARGMATVSMLAAEDIPVVGHLGLVPRKSTWLGRLRAFGKYAEEALALFQRFRRLEEAGAFAVECEVIPARVMSEIRRRIGLVTVSLGSGPDADVIFLFTEDICGGEGRRPRHARVYGDLQALQERIKQERVKALSAFRADVTANGFPGPQEISDIADDEYAAFVSRLKDSGFGD
- a CDS encoding Rieske 2Fe-2S domain-containing protein — protein: MTKQAEWVAACAADALRPEEVRRLDHGGRTFVIVRSPEGDYFAMDGHCSHEKVHLADGIVDGGIIECPKHFGTFDYRTGESRALPACVDLQSYEVKIENGIVMVKV